From the Nocardiopsis changdeensis genome, one window contains:
- a CDS encoding FAD binding domain-containing protein → MRPFDYSRPTDAAAAVAEVSADPGAAYLAGGTNLVDHLRLGVERPGRLVDLRSLLDDGVEELPGGGLRIGAGTPNADLAAHPLVRRRHPMLSAALLSGASGQVRNAATTGGNLLQRTRCPYFRNPATPCDKREPGTGCSALEGHGRHNAVLGASRHCVAVHPSDMAVALTALDARVRVLGPGGERVVPMPGLHRLPGEEPHRDTVLEHGELITAVDLPDPPGGQRSAYRKVRDRASFAFALVSVAAALEVDGGRVRRVRLALGGVAHAPWRARRAEEALTGGPATEDAFREAARAELADARTGPDNAFKPGLAVSTVTAVLRDLAGEGDR, encoded by the coding sequence GTGAGGCCCTTCGACTACAGCCGGCCGACGGACGCCGCCGCGGCGGTCGCCGAGGTCTCGGCCGATCCCGGGGCCGCCTACCTGGCGGGCGGCACCAACCTGGTCGACCACCTCCGGCTGGGCGTCGAACGCCCCGGCCGCCTCGTCGACCTGCGGTCCCTGCTCGACGACGGCGTCGAGGAGCTGCCCGGGGGAGGGCTGCGGATCGGCGCCGGGACGCCCAACGCCGACCTGGCCGCCCACCCCCTGGTCCGCCGGCGCCACCCGATGCTGTCGGCCGCCCTGCTCTCGGGCGCCTCCGGGCAGGTGCGCAACGCCGCCACCACCGGCGGCAACCTGCTCCAGCGCACCCGGTGCCCCTACTTCCGGAACCCCGCCACCCCCTGCGACAAGCGCGAACCGGGGACGGGGTGCTCCGCACTGGAGGGGCACGGCCGCCACAACGCGGTCCTGGGCGCCTCCCGCCACTGCGTCGCCGTCCACCCCTCGGACATGGCGGTGGCGCTCACCGCCCTCGACGCGCGGGTGCGCGTCCTGGGCCCCGGCGGCGAACGCGTCGTCCCCATGCCCGGCCTGCACCGCCTGCCCGGCGAGGAGCCGCACCGCGACACCGTGCTGGAGCACGGGGAGCTCATCACCGCGGTGGACCTGCCCGACCCGCCCGGCGGGCAGCGCTCGGCCTACCGCAAGGTGCGCGACCGGGCCTCCTTCGCCTTCGCCCTGGTGTCGGTGGCCGCCGCGCTGGAGGTCGACGGCGGCCGCGTGCGGCGGGTCCGGCTGGCCCTGGGGGGCGTGGCGCACGCCCCCTGGCGCGCCCGCCGCGCCGAGGAGGCCCTGACCGGCGGCCCCGCCACCGAGGACGCCTTCCGCGAGGCGGCCCGCGCCGAACTCGCCGACGCCCGCACCGGGCCCGACAACGCCTTCAAACCGGGGCTGGCGGTCTCCACCGTCACCGCCGTGCTGCGCGACCTGGCCGGGGAGGGGGACCGGTGA
- a CDS encoding xanthine dehydrogenase family protein molybdopterin-binding subunit, whose amino-acid sequence MSGRDGTRALGLPLARLEGADKVTGRAPYAYEHPLPDPLYLHPVTSTVARGRITSVDASAARGTDGVRLVLTHTTAERLADTEDREFAVLQSDRVAFHGQLVAAVVADTPETAREAAALVRVDYAVEPHDVVLTADHPGLYRPEDEDDPADTEQGDPDAELARAPVVVDRTYRTPMEHNNPMEPHTTVAVWDGDGGGLTLYDSTQGAHPVRETVAGVLGLDPARVRVVSPHVGGGFGSKGSAHAHNILAAMAARELPGRPVKFALTRPQMFSLAGHRTPTVQRVRLAAERDGRIRALVHDSVEHTSTVKEFTEGSAAVSRMMYAAPHRRTTQRLAPLDVPIPFWMRAPGEAPGMYALESAMDELAQACGIDPVELRLRNEPETDPRTGEPWSDRRLARCLREGAERFGWAGRDPAPGTRREGRWRVGTGVAAAVYPHLYNPGSAAEIGYDGDRYTVDIGAADIGTGSRTALTQIAAQALERPVEEVLLRLGDTDLPPATVAGGSSGTASWSAAVLAAAAAFREEHGADPRPGARARAAAPEDTVAPGRAVASFGAHFAEVRVDADTGEVRVPRMLGVFSVGRVVNPRTARSQFVGGMVMGMSMALHERSVLDPRFGHVVNADLAEYHVAVNADVGEVEAHWLEGEDPSAGPLGLRGVGEIGIVGTAAAIANAAHHATGVRVRDLPLTPDRFAG is encoded by the coding sequence GTGAGCGGGCGGGACGGAACGCGCGCCCTGGGACTGCCGCTCGCCCGGCTGGAGGGCGCCGACAAGGTCACCGGCCGGGCGCCCTACGCCTACGAGCACCCCCTGCCCGACCCCCTGTACCTGCACCCCGTGACCTCGACCGTCGCTCGGGGGCGGATCACCTCCGTCGACGCCTCCGCCGCCCGCGGCACGGACGGGGTCCGCCTCGTGCTGACCCACACCACCGCCGAGCGCCTCGCGGACACCGAGGACCGCGAGTTCGCCGTCCTGCAGTCCGACCGGGTGGCCTTCCACGGGCAGCTCGTCGCCGCCGTGGTCGCCGACACCCCCGAGACGGCCCGCGAGGCGGCCGCCCTGGTGCGGGTGGACTACGCGGTCGAGCCGCACGACGTGGTCCTCACCGCCGACCACCCGGGCCTGTACCGCCCCGAGGACGAGGACGACCCGGCCGACACCGAGCAGGGCGACCCCGACGCCGAGCTGGCCCGGGCCCCGGTCGTCGTCGACCGCACCTACCGCACCCCCATGGAGCACAACAACCCCATGGAGCCCCACACCACCGTCGCCGTGTGGGACGGCGACGGTGGCGGGCTGACGCTGTACGACTCCACCCAGGGCGCCCACCCGGTCCGGGAGACGGTCGCCGGGGTGCTCGGCCTGGACCCCGCACGGGTCCGGGTGGTGTCCCCGCACGTGGGCGGCGGGTTCGGGTCCAAGGGGTCGGCGCACGCGCACAACATCCTCGCCGCCATGGCCGCCCGGGAGCTGCCGGGCCGGCCGGTCAAGTTCGCGCTGACCCGACCGCAGATGTTCTCCCTGGCCGGGCACCGGACACCGACCGTCCAGCGGGTGCGCCTGGCCGCCGAGCGCGACGGCCGCATCCGCGCCCTGGTCCACGACTCGGTGGAGCACACCTCCACGGTCAAGGAGTTCACCGAGGGCAGCGCGGCGGTCTCGCGCATGATGTACGCCGCGCCCCACCGCCGCACCACCCAGCGCCTGGCCCCGCTCGACGTGCCCATCCCCTTCTGGATGCGGGCCCCCGGCGAGGCGCCCGGGATGTACGCCCTGGAGTCGGCCATGGACGAGCTGGCCCAGGCCTGCGGGATCGACCCCGTCGAGCTGCGCCTGCGCAACGAGCCGGAGACCGACCCGCGCACCGGCGAGCCCTGGTCGGACCGCCGGCTGGCCCGGTGCCTGCGCGAGGGCGCCGAACGGTTCGGCTGGGCCGGCCGCGACCCCGCGCCCGGGACCCGCCGGGAGGGCCGCTGGAGGGTGGGCACCGGGGTGGCCGCCGCCGTCTACCCGCACCTGTACAACCCCGGCTCCGCCGCCGAGATCGGCTACGACGGGGACCGCTACACGGTGGACATCGGAGCCGCCGACATCGGCACCGGGTCGCGCACCGCGCTCACGCAGATCGCGGCCCAGGCGCTGGAGCGGCCGGTGGAGGAGGTGCTGCTGCGCCTGGGCGACACCGACCTGCCCCCGGCCACGGTGGCCGGCGGCTCCAGCGGCACCGCGTCCTGGAGCGCGGCCGTGCTCGCCGCCGCGGCGGCCTTCCGGGAGGAGCACGGGGCCGACCCCCGGCCCGGGGCCCGGGCCCGCGCCGCGGCCCCGGAGGACACGGTGGCGCCGGGCCGCGCGGTGGCCTCGTTCGGGGCCCACTTCGCCGAGGTGCGGGTGGACGCCGACACCGGGGAGGTCCGGGTGCCGCGCATGCTGGGGGTGTTCTCGGTGGGCCGGGTGGTCAACCCGCGCACCGCGCGCTCCCAGTTCGTGGGCGGCATGGTCATGGGGATGTCGATGGCGCTCCACGAGCGCAGCGTCCTGGACCCCCGTTTCGGGCACGTGGTCAACGCCGACCTCGCCGAGTACCACGTCGCCGTCAACGCCGACGTGGGCGAGGTGGAGGCCCACTGGCTGGAGGGCGAGGACCCCTCGGCCGGCCCCCTGGGGCTGCGCGGGGTCGGGGAGATCGGCATCGTCGGCACCGCGGCGGCCATCGCCAACGCCGCCCACCACGCCACCGGGGTCCGCGTCAGGGACCTGCCGCTCACCCCGGACCGGTTCGCGGGCTGA
- a CDS encoding TIGR03086 family metal-binding protein, producing MERLIDLHGTALEEFDRRVRLIRMTDWALPTPCSDWDVHDLVDHLTTEQLWVPPLLEGRTPEEVGDRFDGDVLGEEPLAVWEVAAREARTAWLAPSAQNRTVHLSFGDAPAELYLWQMTFDLGVHAWDLARALGADENLDPDLVAELYGWARRQDFGPGPMFDAPVEVGEEAGTQERLLALAGRAL from the coding sequence ATGGAACGGCTGATCGACCTGCACGGCACCGCCCTGGAGGAGTTCGACCGGCGGGTGCGCCTGATCCGGATGACCGACTGGGCGCTGCCCACCCCCTGCTCCGACTGGGACGTCCACGATCTGGTCGACCACCTGACCACCGAGCAGCTGTGGGTGCCGCCGCTGTTGGAGGGCCGCACCCCCGAGGAGGTCGGCGACCGCTTCGACGGCGACGTCCTGGGCGAGGAGCCGCTCGCCGTCTGGGAGGTGGCGGCCCGGGAGGCCCGCACCGCCTGGCTGGCGCCCTCCGCGCAGAACCGCACCGTCCACCTGTCGTTCGGCGACGCCCCGGCGGAGCTGTACCTGTGGCAGATGACCTTCGACCTGGGCGTGCACGCCTGGGACCTGGCCCGGGCGCTGGGCGCCGACGAGAACCTGGACCCCGACCTGGTCGCCGAGCTCTACGGCTGGGCCCGGCGCCAGGACTTCGGCCCGGGGCCGATGTTCGACGCGCCCGTGGAGGTGGGGGAGGAGGCCGGGACCCAGGAGCGCCTGCTGGCCCTGGCCGGCCGCGCGCTGTGA
- a CDS encoding PLP-dependent aminotransferase family protein has product MERTWAISGIDLHVEVGGTRVARSLERELRAAVTGGRLPAGTRLPSSRTLGADLGIARNTVAEVYGRLAAEGWLESRVGAGTWVARRPGPPPAGADAEPPPPPALDLRGGIPDPSAFPRGEWAAALRRAVESAPADAFDYPDPRGAAPLREALAGYTARARGVRARAENVVVGHGFGDLLALLCRALARRGARRIAVEAYGHGRHRRIAAAHGLEPVPVPVDADGADVAALEGLDVGAVLLTPAHQFPTGAVLSPERRRALVRWAQRRDALVLEDDYDGEFRYDRRAVGAVQALAPDRVVYLGTASKSLAPGLGTAWAVAPAGLVPELVGLRELSGAGHHVPGQLALADLITSHRYDLAVRRARAVHRDRRRAVAAAVAGLPGCSLSGPEAGLHCPLELPAGVSEAAVSAEAARRGLALEGLASFGSGAPERGPAMVIGYGAPRPHLFAPALAAAVAAVAAHLP; this is encoded by the coding sequence ATGGAGAGAACATGGGCCATTTCCGGGATCGATCTGCACGTGGAGGTCGGCGGGACCCGGGTGGCCCGGTCCCTGGAGCGGGAGCTGCGCGCCGCCGTCACCGGGGGGCGCCTGCCCGCCGGGACCCGGCTGCCGTCCTCGCGCACGCTCGGCGCCGACCTGGGCATCGCCCGCAACACCGTGGCCGAGGTGTACGGGCGGCTGGCCGCCGAGGGGTGGCTGGAGTCGCGTGTGGGGGCGGGCACCTGGGTGGCCCGCCGCCCCGGGCCGCCGCCCGCGGGCGCCGACGCCGAGCCACCGCCGCCGCCCGCCCTGGACCTGCGCGGCGGCATCCCCGACCCGTCGGCGTTCCCGCGCGGGGAGTGGGCGGCGGCGCTGCGCCGGGCCGTGGAGTCCGCGCCCGCCGACGCCTTCGACTACCCCGACCCGCGCGGGGCGGCACCGCTGCGCGAGGCCCTGGCGGGGTACACGGCGCGGGCGCGCGGCGTGCGCGCCCGCGCGGAGAACGTGGTGGTGGGGCACGGTTTCGGTGACCTGCTGGCGCTGCTGTGCCGGGCGCTGGCCCGGCGCGGGGCCCGGCGCATCGCGGTGGAGGCGTACGGGCACGGGCGGCACCGGCGCATCGCGGCCGCCCACGGGCTGGAGCCGGTACCGGTGCCGGTGGACGCCGACGGCGCTGACGTGGCGGCGCTGGAGGGGCTGGATGTGGGGGCGGTGCTGCTCACCCCGGCCCACCAGTTCCCGACGGGGGCGGTGCTCTCACCCGAGCGGCGCCGGGCGCTGGTGCGGTGGGCGCAGCGGCGGGACGCCCTGGTGCTGGAGGACGACTACGACGGCGAGTTCCGCTACGACCGCCGGGCGGTGGGCGCGGTGCAGGCGCTGGCCCCCGACCGCGTCGTCTACCTGGGCACGGCCAGCAAGTCGCTGGCCCCGGGCCTGGGGACGGCCTGGGCGGTGGCGCCCGCGGGGCTGGTGCCCGAGCTGGTGGGGCTGCGCGAGCTGTCGGGGGCGGGCCACCACGTCCCGGGGCAGCTGGCGCTGGCGGACCTGATCACCTCGCACCGCTACGACCTGGCGGTGCGCCGGGCCCGGGCCGTCCACCGGGACCGGCGGCGGGCGGTGGCCGCGGCCGTCGCCGGGCTGCCCGGCTGCTCCCTGTCGGGGCCCGAGGCGGGGCTGCACTGCCCGCTGGAGCTGCCCGCGGGGGTGTCGGAGGCGGCCGTGTCGGCCGAGGCTGCGCGACGGGGGCTGGCGCTGGAGGGGCTGGCCTCGTTCGGGTCCGGTGCGCCGGAGCGGGGTCCGGCGATGGTGATCGGCTACGGTGCGCCCCGCCCGCACCTGTTCGCCCCCGCCCTGGCCGCGGCCGTCGCCGCCGTGGCCGCCCACCTGCCCTGA
- a CDS encoding MFS transporter, with protein sequence MNTGTNPAGAALRAARDGGLRRMYAAQAVGAVVDGAVLATAVLYFGTRVGVPVPWIGLVLGAGNLAALVAAVPLGALADAVGARRAAVGFTCLVGASLAVYAVADGPWTYAVGAVVFVVAQTGLGAARQAVVAARVEPRARVAARGRMHTLLNAGMGAGTVLGALVLAAGADAGFTLLYGGGALVVLGCALLLAGMPADPADSAAAGRDRRISAALGDRRLLAVTALTSVVQLCLPVLSVILPLWAAQGTRAPGWVPAVALGLNTVLVLAVQRPWADHVVSDAAAARSALWAAAALPGGCVLLGAAGAGGAAAATALVLAGIVLITVGEVAGGPPAWHLALRDVPAALQARHQAVFGMAGSVARIAGSAALLPFVLAAGAWGWTAVGAAMAAAAAGLALLARPVRRDLPHGRPGPGQAPGQPTEL encoded by the coding sequence GTGAACACGGGAACGAACCCGGCCGGCGCCGCCCTGCGGGCCGCCCGGGACGGCGGGTTGCGGCGGATGTACGCCGCGCAGGCGGTCGGAGCGGTGGTCGACGGCGCGGTGCTGGCCACGGCGGTGCTGTACTTCGGCACCCGGGTGGGGGTGCCGGTCCCCTGGATCGGCCTGGTCCTGGGGGCGGGCAACCTGGCCGCCCTGGTGGCGGCGGTGCCCCTGGGGGCCCTGGCCGACGCGGTCGGGGCGCGCCGGGCGGCGGTGGGCTTCACCTGCCTGGTGGGGGCGTCCCTGGCCGTCTACGCGGTGGCGGACGGGCCGTGGACGTACGCGGTCGGCGCGGTCGTGTTCGTGGTGGCCCAGACCGGGCTGGGCGCCGCCCGCCAGGCGGTGGTGGCCGCCCGGGTGGAGCCCCGGGCCCGGGTGGCCGCCCGGGGGAGGATGCACACCCTGCTCAACGCGGGCATGGGCGCCGGGACGGTGCTGGGCGCGCTGGTGCTGGCCGCGGGCGCCGACGCCGGGTTCACGCTCCTGTACGGGGGCGGGGCGCTCGTGGTGCTCGGCTGCGCGCTGCTGCTGGCGGGGATGCCCGCGGACCCGGCCGACTCCGCGGCGGCGGGCCGCGACCGCCGGATCTCGGCCGCCCTGGGCGACCGGCGGCTGCTGGCGGTCACCGCGCTGACGTCGGTGGTGCAGCTGTGCCTGCCCGTGCTGTCGGTGATCCTGCCGCTGTGGGCGGCCCAGGGGACCCGCGCCCCCGGGTGGGTCCCCGCGGTGGCGCTGGGCCTGAACACGGTGCTGGTCCTGGCCGTGCAGCGCCCCTGGGCCGACCACGTGGTCTCGGACGCGGCGGCGGCCCGGTCGGCGCTGTGGGCGGCCGCCGCCCTGCCGGGCGGGTGCGTGCTCCTCGGTGCGGCCGGGGCGGGCGGCGCGGCCGCGGCCACCGCCCTCGTCCTGGCGGGGATCGTGCTGATCACCGTCGGCGAGGTGGCGGGCGGGCCGCCCGCCTGGCACCTGGCCCTGCGCGACGTGCCGGCCGCGCTCCAGGCCAGGCACCAGGCCGTGTTCGGGATGGCCGGTTCGGTGGCGCGCATCGCCGGGTCGGCGGCGCTGCTGCCGTTCGTCCTGGCCGCGGGGGCCTGGGGCTGGACGGCGGTGGGCGCGGCGATGGCGGCGGCCGCCGCCGGACTCGCCCTGCTGGCCCGCCCGGTCCGCCGGGACCTCCCGCACGGGCGCCCCGGCCCCGGGCAGGCGCCGGGTCAGCCCACGGAGTTGTAG
- a CDS encoding lysophospholipid acyltransferase family protein → MLYDVLRQTASLLARSLCRPTIEGRENVPTTGPVLLASNHLSFVDSVVIPLSVTQRRVRFLAKSDYFEGKGIKGRVTGTVFGALGAIPVERRNARDALVSLDVMLERLREGEACVIYPEGTRSKDGRLYRGRTGVAHLALESKAPVVPVAVAGTQEVQPIGASMPRPRPFTVRFGKPLDFSTGYDHLAPGKARREITDRVMDAIHSLSGQERADHYNSVG, encoded by the coding sequence GTGCTCTACGATGTGCTGCGGCAGACGGCGTCACTCCTGGCCCGGTCCCTGTGCCGCCCGACCATCGAGGGCCGCGAGAACGTCCCCACGACCGGGCCGGTGCTGCTGGCCAGCAACCACCTGTCCTTCGTGGACAGCGTGGTGATCCCGCTGTCGGTGACCCAGCGCCGGGTGCGGTTCCTGGCCAAGAGCGACTACTTCGAGGGCAAGGGGATCAAGGGCCGGGTCACCGGCACCGTGTTCGGCGCGCTGGGGGCCATCCCGGTGGAGCGGCGCAACGCCCGCGACGCCCTGGTGTCCCTGGACGTGATGCTGGAGCGGCTGCGCGAGGGCGAGGCCTGCGTGATCTACCCCGAGGGCACCCGCTCCAAGGACGGCCGCCTGTACCGGGGCCGCACCGGCGTGGCGCACCTGGCCCTGGAGTCCAAGGCCCCGGTGGTCCCGGTGGCGGTGGCGGGCACCCAGGAGGTCCAGCCGATCGGGGCGTCGATGCCGCGGCCGCGCCCCTTCACCGTGCGCTTCGGGAAGCCGCTGGACTTCTCCACCGGCTACGACCACCTGGCCCCCGGCAAGGCCCGCCGCGAGATCACCGACCGGGTGATGGACGCCATCCACTCCCTGTCCGGGCAGGAGCGGGCGGACCACTACAACTCCGTGGGCTGA
- a CDS encoding FHA domain-containing protein: protein MSFEIVGTEGALCGHRFPVGDAPVTFGRHTDNTVVFPGRAVSRFHAELRREGENHVLRDRGSSNGTLVNGERVTEHLLLPGDLIAIGEETFRWEAAETPGAPSDLPVTQMFVRPEVFSGPVLNVAVSGGGPVGLAFALLLDHLLGPQVSVTVYDSRWTREDGRVVWKDERQGNVRRRQVVTIQSRQFLNLSEEMRERLFAPGEYTEMWPSGADSIGGLGPRNIRIARIEDVLLRMCGERPDRIRLVPEKFDVTAPGALEGRHVLAVCEGSRSRTREHLTGRFGQADSGIYSLDGEHVEDVVLGLQVRSALSDPATVLLTVAQNRFLLNSLRGEGFLNMRLTDEEAQEVVGIDPVRRSFEQCIGSRPCVMDRDGDGDFACSTHSTLFLPALVKGSKLWKRVRQGLEFFAVPEEDLSAVTAFRLSMVQRPRFTAQLRAETPASPGTYGFLLGDAANAIHFWPGRGLNSGLASAISLARSLSSAWNGRPFRDADFIRHEAAMSMLQYRHKSRAWKAMVASDEDGVTSTVKELIARSLAGEGAGREADTEVLMERLGSIRSRLAGRIEGLPDDGALREHLARLTDETLRSLVAGGPWDTLTVGGEEVDIDIFYREEAAQPARA from the coding sequence GTGTCCTTCGAGATCGTCGGAACCGAGGGCGCCCTCTGCGGGCACCGCTTCCCCGTCGGCGACGCGCCGGTGACGTTCGGCCGCCACACCGACAACACCGTGGTCTTCCCCGGCCGCGCGGTCTCCCGCTTCCACGCCGAGCTGCGGCGGGAGGGGGAGAACCACGTCCTGCGCGACCGCGGCAGCAGCAACGGCACCCTCGTCAACGGCGAGCGGGTCACCGAGCACCTGCTGCTGCCCGGCGATCTCATCGCCATCGGCGAGGAGACGTTCCGCTGGGAGGCGGCCGAGACCCCGGGGGCGCCCTCCGACCTGCCGGTGACCCAGATGTTCGTCCGGCCCGAGGTGTTCTCCGGGCCCGTCCTGAACGTCGCCGTGTCCGGCGGCGGCCCCGTCGGGCTGGCCTTCGCCCTGCTGCTGGACCACCTGCTGGGCCCGCAGGTGTCGGTGACCGTGTACGACTCCCGCTGGACCCGCGAGGACGGCCGGGTCGTGTGGAAGGACGAGCGGCAGGGCAACGTCCGGCGCCGGCAGGTGGTGACGATCCAGAGCCGCCAGTTCCTCAACCTGTCCGAGGAGATGCGCGAGCGGCTGTTCGCCCCCGGCGAGTACACCGAGATGTGGCCCTCGGGCGCCGACTCCATCGGCGGCCTGGGGCCGCGCAACATCCGCATCGCGCGCATCGAGGACGTGCTGCTGCGGATGTGCGGCGAGCGGCCCGACCGCATCCGGCTGGTCCCGGAGAAGTTCGACGTGACCGCGCCCGGGGCGCTGGAGGGCCGGCACGTGCTGGCCGTGTGCGAGGGGTCGCGCTCGCGCACCCGCGAGCACCTCACCGGCCGCTTCGGGCAGGCCGACAGCGGCATCTACTCGCTGGACGGCGAGCACGTGGAGGACGTGGTGCTGGGGCTCCAGGTGCGGTCGGCCCTGTCGGACCCGGCGACCGTGCTGCTGACGGTCGCCCAGAACCGGTTCCTGCTCAACTCGCTGCGCGGCGAGGGGTTCCTCAACATGCGCCTCACCGACGAGGAGGCGCAGGAGGTCGTGGGCATCGACCCGGTCCGGCGGTCGTTCGAGCAGTGCATCGGCTCCCGCCCGTGCGTCATGGACCGCGACGGGGACGGCGACTTCGCCTGCTCCACCCACAGCACCCTGTTCCTGCCCGCCCTCGTCAAGGGGTCGAAACTGTGGAAGCGGGTGCGTCAGGGGCTGGAGTTCTTCGCGGTCCCCGAGGAGGACCTGAGCGCCGTCACCGCGTTCCGGCTGAGCATGGTGCAGCGGCCGCGGTTCACCGCCCAGCTGCGGGCGGAGACCCCCGCCTCCCCCGGCACCTACGGGTTCCTGCTGGGGGACGCCGCCAACGCCATCCACTTCTGGCCCGGGCGCGGCCTCAACAGCGGGCTGGCCTCGGCGATCTCGCTGGCCCGCTCGCTGAGCAGCGCCTGGAACGGGCGCCCCTTCCGGGACGCGGACTTCATCCGCCACGAGGCGGCCATGTCGATGCTCCAGTACCGGCACAAGAGCCGGGCCTGGAAGGCGATGGTGGCCAGCGACGAGGACGGGGTGACGAGCACGGTCAAGGAGCTGATCGCCCGGAGCCTGGCCGGGGAGGGCGCCGGGCGCGAGGCCGACACCGAGGTGCTCATGGAGCGGCTGGGGTCGATCCGGTCCCGGCTGGCGGGCCGGATCGAGGGGCTGCCCGACGACGGGGCCCTGCGCGAGCACCTGGCCCGGCTCACCGACGAGACCCTGCGTTCGCTGGTCGCCGGGGGTCCGTGGGACACTCTCACGGTGGGCGGCGAGGAGGTCGACATCGACATCTTCTACCGCGAGGAGGCGGCCCAGCCCGCACGGGCGTGA